From the Euphorbia lathyris chromosome 6, ddEupLath1.1, whole genome shotgun sequence genome, one window contains:
- the LOC136233328 gene encoding uncharacterized protein isoform X1, whose protein sequence is METNKYSSPSPFPLSSSSYPSLLKDISNSNLTSSPSPQFQNPCSSSVRPYHIRPLLSFLGKQKTANVSRFQAFELEQSQSSRKAEIEKERSLNSLAKSLTTWLNRSPMRQSDHVELNKGEEGFLSSKNYGPLRNSLKDVCAFDDLKQRMRVHSSLAACKEIFDVMTPVVKVEEIQGHSSEDAAGRFKAIKAWWQDMASQNNRFVTLPTTSKSSNSRSSIEIRRDYTRSAIVVQSHVRGWIARRAARMSRRRIGLLQTCCGKALADKTNAAVEIQRFVRGRIARKRLLGASHCNFQTSVGCNQSSELKTLLSSILKLQRWWRGVLLQKLRTKSATTIQSYIRGWIGQRRASNKRHYAVIIQAHWKGYIARKGLRGQLLDLPLRVQRSAKSVDDSMRIINRLKMAVSELLTMKSISGVLHTCATLDMTTKHSRKCCEELVAAGGIAILLKLIRSVSRSIPDQEVLKHALSTIRNLTRHQHLTKVLIDCHGSIEIIFLEFLRNKEEGYFIASEILKMICSNQNGAESLWKVPGLVKRLLNIVEELTRKATIENRSIQGVVAREKIERWGESTELLKLMATNHFNLFGLRYRNSLKIFREMLI, encoded by the exons ATGGAGACTAACAAATACTCATCTCCTTCACCCTTTCCACTATCTTCTTCCTCATATCCTTCCCTTCTGAAAGACATTTCTAATTCCAATCTCACCTCCTCACCTTCTCCCCAATTCCAAAACCCTTGCTCTTCCTCTGTCCGCCCTTACCACATCCGTCCGTTGCTCTCTTTCCTGGGTAAGCAAAAAACTGCCAATGTCAGTCGATTTCAGGCATTCGAGCTCGAGCAATCGCAGTCCTCACGGAAGGCTGAGATTGAGAAGGAACGATCTCTTAACTCACTTGCTAAGTCTCTCACTACTTGGCTCAATCGCAGTCCGATGAGGCAGAGTGATCACGTGGAGCTTAATAAGGGGGAGGAAGGTTTCTTGAGTTCAAAGAACTATGGACCTTTGAGGAATTCGCTGAAGGATGTGTGCGCTTTCGATGATTTGAAGCAGAGGATGAGGGTTCACTCGAGCTTGGCTGCTTGCAAAGAGATTTTTGATGTCATGACTCCAGTGGTAAAGGTAGAGGAAATACAAGGGCATAGTTCTGAAG ATGCTGCTGGAAGGTTTAAGGCTATAAAAGCATGGTGGCAAGATATGGCTTCACAGAACAATAGATTTGTTACATTGCCTACAACTTCTAAGAGCTCAAATAGCAGATCGAGCATTGAAATTAGAAGAG ATTATACGAGATCAGCAATCGTAGTTCAATCTCATGTACGTGGATGGATTGCACGGAGAGCAGCAAGGATGTCCAGGCGCCGAATTGGTTTGCTCCAA ACATGCTGCGGGAAGGCCCTTGCTGACAAAACAAATGCTGCTGTTGAAATTCAACGTTTTGTCAGGGGACGGATTGCTCGAAAGAGGCTGTTAG GAGCATCTCATTGCAATTTTCAAACTTCGGTTGGTTGCAATCAAAGTTCTGAATTAAAGACACTGCTTTCTTCAATACTGAAGCTGCAAAGATGGTGGAGGGGTGTTTTATTGCAGAAACTAAGAACTAAGTCAGCAACTACCATACAGTCTTATATCCGAGGTTGGATTGGCCAGCGAAGGGCATCTAACAAAAGGCATTATGCGGTGATCATCCAA GCACACTGGAAAGGTTACATTGCACGTAAAGGATTAAGGGGGCAGCTATTGGATTTGCCGCTTAGAGTTCAAAGATCTGCTAAAAGTGTGGATGATAGTATGCGGATCATCAACCGACTAAAAATGGCAGTTTCAGAATTACTGACCATGAAAAGCATCAGCGGAGTTCTTCACACTTGTGCAACTTTAG ATATGACTACTAAACATTCTCGTAAATGTTGTGAGGAACTTGTGGCTGCTGGTGGAATTGCCATATTGCTGAAGCTGATTCGCTCAGTCAGCAGAAGCATACCTGATCAGGAAGTTTTGAAGCATGCACTCTCAACTATCAGGAATCTCACACGCCATCAACACTTAACCAAAGTTCTAATTGACTGCCATGGATCAATTGAAATAATCTTTTTGGAATTTCTCAG GAATAAGGAGGAAGGTTATTTTATAGCTTCAGAGATTCTGAAAATGATCTGTTCAAATCAGAACGGTGCTGAATCCTTGTGGAAGGTGCCTGGCCTCGTGAAGAGGTTACTTAATATTGTGGAAGAACTAACAAGGAAAGCAACCATTGAGAATAG GAGTATCCAAGGTGTGGTAGCAAGAGAAAAGATTGAAAGGTGGGGAGAGTCTACGGAACTCTTGAAATTGATGGCAACCAATCACTTTAATTTGTTTGGGTTAAGATATCGAAATAGCCTCAAGATTTTTAGGGAAATGTTAATTTAG
- the LOC136233328 gene encoding uncharacterized protein isoform X2, whose translation METNKYSSPSPFPLSSSSYPSLLKDISNSNLTSSPSPQFQNPCSSSVRPYHIRPLLSFLGKQKTANVSRFQAFELEQSQSSRKAEIEKERSLNSLAKSLTTWLNRSPMRQSDHVELNKGEEGFLSSKNYGPLRNSLKDVCAFDDLKQRMRVHSSLAACKEIFDVMTPVVKVEEIQGHSSEDYTRSAIVVQSHVRGWIARRAARMSRRRIGLLQTCCGKALADKTNAAVEIQRFVRGRIARKRLLGASHCNFQTSVGCNQSSELKTLLSSILKLQRWWRGVLLQKLRTKSATTIQSYIRGWIGQRRASNKRHYAVIIQAHWKGYIARKGLRGQLLDLPLRVQRSAKSVDDSMRIINRLKMAVSELLTMKSISGVLHTCATLDMTTKHSRKCCEELVAAGGIAILLKLIRSVSRSIPDQEVLKHALSTIRNLTRHQHLTKVLIDCHGSIEIIFLEFLRNKEEGYFIASEILKMICSNQNGAESLWKVPGLVKRLLNIVEELTRKATIENRSIQGVVAREKIERWGESTELLKLMATNHFNLFGLRYRNSLKIFREMLI comes from the exons ATGGAGACTAACAAATACTCATCTCCTTCACCCTTTCCACTATCTTCTTCCTCATATCCTTCCCTTCTGAAAGACATTTCTAATTCCAATCTCACCTCCTCACCTTCTCCCCAATTCCAAAACCCTTGCTCTTCCTCTGTCCGCCCTTACCACATCCGTCCGTTGCTCTCTTTCCTGGGTAAGCAAAAAACTGCCAATGTCAGTCGATTTCAGGCATTCGAGCTCGAGCAATCGCAGTCCTCACGGAAGGCTGAGATTGAGAAGGAACGATCTCTTAACTCACTTGCTAAGTCTCTCACTACTTGGCTCAATCGCAGTCCGATGAGGCAGAGTGATCACGTGGAGCTTAATAAGGGGGAGGAAGGTTTCTTGAGTTCAAAGAACTATGGACCTTTGAGGAATTCGCTGAAGGATGTGTGCGCTTTCGATGATTTGAAGCAGAGGATGAGGGTTCACTCGAGCTTGGCTGCTTGCAAAGAGATTTTTGATGTCATGACTCCAGTGGTAAAGGTAGAGGAAATACAAGGGCATAGTTCTGAAG ATTATACGAGATCAGCAATCGTAGTTCAATCTCATGTACGTGGATGGATTGCACGGAGAGCAGCAAGGATGTCCAGGCGCCGAATTGGTTTGCTCCAA ACATGCTGCGGGAAGGCCCTTGCTGACAAAACAAATGCTGCTGTTGAAATTCAACGTTTTGTCAGGGGACGGATTGCTCGAAAGAGGCTGTTAG GAGCATCTCATTGCAATTTTCAAACTTCGGTTGGTTGCAATCAAAGTTCTGAATTAAAGACACTGCTTTCTTCAATACTGAAGCTGCAAAGATGGTGGAGGGGTGTTTTATTGCAGAAACTAAGAACTAAGTCAGCAACTACCATACAGTCTTATATCCGAGGTTGGATTGGCCAGCGAAGGGCATCTAACAAAAGGCATTATGCGGTGATCATCCAA GCACACTGGAAAGGTTACATTGCACGTAAAGGATTAAGGGGGCAGCTATTGGATTTGCCGCTTAGAGTTCAAAGATCTGCTAAAAGTGTGGATGATAGTATGCGGATCATCAACCGACTAAAAATGGCAGTTTCAGAATTACTGACCATGAAAAGCATCAGCGGAGTTCTTCACACTTGTGCAACTTTAG ATATGACTACTAAACATTCTCGTAAATGTTGTGAGGAACTTGTGGCTGCTGGTGGAATTGCCATATTGCTGAAGCTGATTCGCTCAGTCAGCAGAAGCATACCTGATCAGGAAGTTTTGAAGCATGCACTCTCAACTATCAGGAATCTCACACGCCATCAACACTTAACCAAAGTTCTAATTGACTGCCATGGATCAATTGAAATAATCTTTTTGGAATTTCTCAG GAATAAGGAGGAAGGTTATTTTATAGCTTCAGAGATTCTGAAAATGATCTGTTCAAATCAGAACGGTGCTGAATCCTTGTGGAAGGTGCCTGGCCTCGTGAAGAGGTTACTTAATATTGTGGAAGAACTAACAAGGAAAGCAACCATTGAGAATAG GAGTATCCAAGGTGTGGTAGCAAGAGAAAAGATTGAAAGGTGGGGAGAGTCTACGGAACTCTTGAAATTGATGGCAACCAATCACTTTAATTTGTTTGGGTTAAGATATCGAAATAGCCTCAAGATTTTTAGGGAAATGTTAATTTAG